TTCCTCAGCGCAAACCTGGAGACGTTGGTCGTTTTACGCAGGCGTTCTTTTACAACAGAGCGGTGACACGCCGAGTTTAATCGAGTAATTGTAATCGCGTTACTTTCATCTTCAATTTATCCTTGCGAGCGGGAGTAACAGCCCGGTTTATCGTATAATGTCGCGTTGCATATTCCTCAATTAAATTTCCAAGCTTTCCCCGTCTTGAGGATAGCGATTTTGCAACTGTAGTCTGGTTTGCTGCTTGAGATGCAGAGCGACGCGTCTTCGCTGCTCACCCTGAGTATTTAAACCCAGGACCAACAAGGACGCGCACTAGTTCCACCGTAACTGCAAAACGCGTATAGTTAGAGACAATTGACTAGGAGAATCTGATCGttcgattaaaaaatctgaaggTGAACAAAAAGAATCTCAACCTCAACAGCAACCCACTACCGCAAGTCCATCCCGGTCGGTTTTTCTCACAAATTTCTGCGCgcctgtttttctttcttccagAAGAGCATGTTGCGACCATTATTCGTCGCCGCGTTGACCTGCGTCTGCTTCGTCTCGGCTTATTCGGATGGTGAAAAGTGGAATACGAGGGGCAGAAACTGGGGCAGATCTCCTGCGAGAAATCGTGGCTGGCAACATGGAGAAAGACGTCAACAAGTAGCGGAGCCCCCGACGAATCAGGCATCGGGATACGGGTCCAGTTTCCGAGATCGAAGATGTAAGCGAGATCGATGCATCCGAGTTGAGCCTTTCGCCCAACCCGCCGTCAAACTCGGCCTAATCACGCCACAAAATTAACCCCGCAGTTCTCTCGCTTTTCACCCTCGTCCAATTCGACAACAGCCTTTGCTCAGGGATGAACGGCGAGAACGGCACCTGCATATCGGCCGCGGAGTGCTCGACGAGAGGCGGCGTTTCCGGCGGACCTTGCGCCAACGGCTACGGCGTCTGTTGCGCTTGTAAGTTCCACCGTAGGTTTGATATCAGGCAGCTTTCGAAGCGGGGCGTGTAATCGTTTCATCACGTTTAGTGACGGCAATGTGCGGCCAGACGACGAGCACGAACAACACTTACTTCGTGAACATGAACTACCCGTCGACCTTTGACGGGACGGATTCCTGTCAGCTGACGATCCTCAAGTCGCATCCGGACGTCTGTCAGTTTCGGTGAGCGAGCGACTCCACCGATCATTGAATTTCCGCCGGCTTCTTACGCGTCTCTCGGCTTCTTTGACAGGCTCGATTTCGACCAGTTCAACATCCGGGGACCCGAGCCTACGAACAACGCTTGTACGAACGACCAGTTCATCGTCTCCGGGGGAAATCCGATCCCTCCGATTTGCGGCAGCAACAACGGCAACCACATGTACGTCGACGCCGGAGTTGGACAGGTGAATCCCGTGATGCTGACGTTCGTAACGAGCGGCGGATCCTTCGCGCGATCCTGGAAAGTCAGGATCATCCACGTTCCCTGCAGCAGTATCTACAGGGCGGAGGAAGGGTGCCTCCAGTACTTCACCGGCGTTTCCGGGAAGATAAAGTCCTTCAACTACGAGCCTAACACCGGGCTACAGCTGTCCAATCAGGACTACAGCATCTGCATCAGGATGGAGAGGAACTTTTGCGGGGTGCAGTACATGCCCTGCAGCGACGCGGACGGTGAGTGACGATTCTCAGGGATTTCGAGTCCCGAATTTTCCCGCCCTTCGACCCTTCGAGGTCTTCGGATAAGATAATCCCCGTTCTCCGTTATCCCGCAAGCTATGGTAATGCCAGCCGCAACCCCCCAAGGCGGCCGCCCTCAACCCTCTAGAAGCAACGCGTTCACCCTGACGGGAAACACCCAGGGTACGCAGATCTCGTCGATGACGGGGGCCGCCTGCCAAACTGACTGGCTGATGATCCCCTGCGCGTCGAACATGGGCCGACAACCGAACACCGGGGTTCAGTGCACCGACAGGATATGCGGAGGGACGTTCAACGCCGAGAATCAGGTGCTGAACTCCTCGAACGTTATAAGTGAGTATCGTCCGACGACGGATGGTTTCGCTCGACTTTCGGACCCCGTTATTCACGGGTAAGGAGCTTCATCGCTGATAAACGTACTTTTCAGGCACGGTCAAGCCCTTCAGACTCGTCTTTCACACCGACAGCGTCGAGGCGCCGAACGACGTGGGCAACAGGGGTTTTTGCCTCGACTACATCCAGCAGCCATGCACGAACGGCATGAAATGAGATGGTGCGGATAATTATAAGTCGGCGAAATATGTGTATCAATGTGCAATTTATGTATATCGTAGGTGTACCAAAGTGATTCGCCTGCAGCGACTGCCTGATATTTGTATATCAATATTCTTCGCCGCCTCGTAAACACGAAGATGGATGCGTGCATAGTTTTACGGAGATTTCGAGAGATTGCACGGCTTGTGACCACCGGATTATTCTAGTTTCATGCTGACTCTGTAACGAGGAGAGTTGCGGTCTGGAAAGGTGTTGTATTATCGCGAATCGCAAAGCGTGACGAAGTCCAACCTGTCGAGACTCTCTCGAATTCTAATTCTAATTCTAGATTTCGCTATCACATACCTTTCGTATTTGCAGGCAATTATAAGAGGGTATAGTTTATTTAACGAATTAACGTAATCAAGGTCTCGGATCGTTTAGGCTTCGGAATAACTTTGTGCAAGCTCGAAACacacatatttatttcaatcaaacGGTTTTACAAATCACGCACTGGGCACTAACAGCacagttttcttttcctctttcaatatcagtttttatttttatacctgaaCGCGTGGTCTAACTACGGTTCGATTCGTTAAATGCTACGTCGTATTTATATGATATAATATACATCGTAGACGGTTTGTGAATCTGTAAAATTGTCCGAAGGTCtcgtgtatatatttattatacatgccTATAATGTAAACGATCGATAAAATACACATAAActacatacatgtacaatcTCAGTATCGATTTAAAGAGATAAGAATATCGGTTTTAAAAACACCTATAAGGAATATAAGTAACACGCTCGATTCGGTagagttttcaaaaaattattaaacttaTTTTCTCACAGTCGCGGCGGGTATAAAATTCTATTTCTAGATTCTATAGGGATAGACGTATAAAATGCGGTTTTAGTTTATCGCGTTTGAGTCACGTTTCCCCGCTTTTTAGCCTCGCCGCTAATTCAATATGCAATGAACGATATCTCGTACATCACAAAGTTTTTAGCATCAGTTTATGTAACAATTAGACGTATCGAAACGTTCAGAATCGATTTCGATTacaacattattattatatctctTTCTTTCGCACAATACGAATATTTCCATCTAGAAATAAGTGTCTGAGATAATGCCTGACTGACGTATTAATCAGAACTAATTGTTTGCATGTAAGTTCACGCTTAAGATGCACAATTATCAACGTattatttgatattaattGGGATATATTATTCGGGCAATCgtgattaaaattataatcctATCACGTGTCAATCGCGTTGTGTTGTATTACAGCTCCAGGCGTTTAAGCCTCGATCACCGTATGATTGTTGAAATAAACTTCACTtgttttcatatatttttttgttattaagaTTATCGTTTTTTCTAACACAGCCACTTAAATGAGTATGAATTTAGGACGCTTAAACCTACTGATAGGTCTGTTATTACACACGAAGTTTACACCACATTTACTTATAATGCGAGATGCTTAACGCTACggccttttctttttttttttttttgtttgttatcgacaaaataaatttcgtgCAAGTGTCAAATTCTCGCGTGCGAAAAATTCCGTTTATAGAGATACAACGAGCGTAGGAAAATGAGTAATCGATTAATGGGCCATAAAACACCCTCTGCAAAGTAATATCGAGTCGCGTTATTGAGGGTAAGAAAATATGATGGCTATGCATCaacttgtataatttattcccCGTATATTCTACGCAAATGATGCGTCAAAATTATATATCACGACTGGCGGTTATCTAATCGCGAAATATTACATAATGAGATTTTAATTGCAGGGTAatgtgattcttttttttcaatcttgtaTGTTCGTCATAAAGATTCTAACCAAATCTTATCTGCAACGTATGCTATGGA
The sequence above is drawn from the Neodiprion pinetum isolate iyNeoPine1 chromosome 2, iyNeoPine1.2, whole genome shotgun sequence genome and encodes:
- the LOC124212301 gene encoding uncharacterized protein, which encodes MLRPLFVAALTCVCFVSAYSDGEKWNTRGRNWGRSPARNRGWQHGERRQQVAEPPTNQASGYGSSFRDRRFLSLFTLVQFDNSLCSGMNGENGTCISAAECSTRGGVSGGPCANGYGVCCALTAMCGQTTSTNNTYFVNMNYPSTFDGTDSCQLTILKSHPDVCQFRLDFDQFNIRGPEPTNNACTNDQFIVSGGNPIPPICGSNNGNHMYVDAGVGQVNPVMLTFVTSGGSFARSWKVRIIHVPCSSIYRAEEGCLQYFTGVSGKIKSFNYEPNTGLQLSNQDYSICIRMERNFCGVQYMPCSDADAMVMPAATPQGGRPQPSRSNAFTLTGNTQGTQISSMTGAACQTDWLMIPCASNMGRQPNTGVQCTDRICGGTFNAENQVLNSSNVISTVKPFRLVFHTDSVEAPNDVGNRGFCLDYIQQPCTNGMK